The genomic window CTGTTTCTTTGACGATTTTATCGACAGTCTGCACATAATAACCGAGATTCGGTAACATAGGTTCTCCTACTTTCTTCATTTTCTTTCTCTATTTTACCTGTTTTTTCTAGTAGAAAACAAGTCATTCTATAAATAAAATGTTATTTTTATCGTTTATTTCTCATAAAAACCTGTATCCAAACTATATTGTTCCCCTGAAACTAGATCATACTGGATCAAGCGATACGCCTCGTAGACTTCCTCTTGTGCCCGATTCAGCTGAGCTTCTTTTCCCCACTGGCCATTTTGAAAATACAGTTCGCGTTCAAATGCTGGGATGGCTGACTCCATTTCAAGTAATAATTGATAAAATCCAGTGGTCTTTAGATTCGTTTGTTCTAGTAGACTTGCTGCAAAATAAAATGGACTAGTGACTGCATCATTTGTTTCTCGTTTCTCTAACTTACCAGCTGTATCAAACATTAAAAACTCTGTTTGATGTAACGCCTGCTTCTCATTTTTATTTTTGATCTCATCTGAATAGATCCCAGGTAAGTGATCGCCCCAAAACACGACCAATGTTCTCCTTGAAGTATCTTTCAGCGCTTCAGTGAATGCTTTCAACGCTTCACTACTATAAGCAATATCTTGCAAATAATTATTGAGGGTATCCGTTCCATTATTATCTTCTGTCGTAGCAGAAAAATCTAGTTGCGAATACTTGCCTGCATAAGGCATATGCGTCTGCATCGTGACTAGATGGATAAATTGCGGTGTTTCTTCATCTTTCAATAAATCCAAGATTTCTTTATAGGCAGATTCATCGGAAATATAAGGATTATTATCAATGGTATCCGTATAAGTCATATTCCTCTCACTGATAAATGAATCAAAACCTAATGTCTGATAGACATCTTCACGCTTATACATAGATGTATTGTACGGATGGATCGCCGTTGTTTGATAGTTCTGTGCATTGAGTGTCGACACAAGCGATGGTAATTGATCAAGCTTTGGAACGAGCATCGTATAAGGCGTGGTCATTTGACCATTGAATAATGCCATTGATAGACCTGTCAACGCTTCGAACTCAATATTCGCTGTTCCACCACCATAATTTTGAGAAAGCATCCGGCCACTATAGGTTTGATTCGCCACTTCACGATAGTCAGCTAACGGATCACCTGTCACTGTTACACCATTTAGATGACTTGGATCTGAAAAGCTTTCGCTCATCACATAAATAATATTTGGCTGCTCATCGCTTGCCGTTTGATTTTTTTCATCTGCTTTTGCTTGATATTTCTCAGTGATCTCTTTGATTTTTTCTTTTGAATAGCCTTCAGGTCTTTCCATTGGCTCGACTCTTAGATTATACAAAAAGCCACCAATAAATCCTGTATTATAATAATTCATTTTCTGACTGTATGGAATCCATAACGCCGTTTGATTGTAGGCTTTACGCAATAAATTATTTGGATTATTGAAATTACTGAAATAGCCCATCATTGCGACTGTCATGACTAAAGTTAACACACGGTAGATTTGGAATGTCCGGTCTTTTTTGAAACTACGGACAATTGCCCAAACTACACCACCAAAGGCGAGTGCCGCTACTAGCATCAACCCGATAAAAATCGGTGTTCCTGTCATGTCTTTTAATAAATTGAACTCTGTGATCATCTTGAGGTCATCTGGATAGATCGGTTCTTGACGATAGCTCATTTTCAAGTAATTCGCAAAACCTAAAATACCGATACTTACGAGATAAAAAAGCAGACCGAAAATATAAGAACCTGCAAAAGCGACCATAAATAAAAAGACCGTGAGTAACACGAAACAAGCAAGTAAGAATTTTTCTGTGTGCCAAGAAAAAGCAAATTTCAAGGCTAGATCAACAGAAAGATTATTCTGGCACCATTGCAAATATAAATTACTTAAAAGGATCACTAAGACTGTTACTACCCCAAGAGTAGTGATTCGTAGAATATTTTGTTGTTTGGTTGAAAGCTTATCTAAATATCTTTTCAAGAGAGCGCTCCTTCACTTTTTCTAAACTACTTTAACGCCTATTTTATTCTAGTCGCTCCTCAAATGAAAGTAAAGTTCAAAAAACAAACAATTTTTACTATCAATTTTATAAAAAAATAAATAGAAAACAAAAGAAATCGAACGCTGTCTTCGGCTTCTGCCAACACAAAGAATAAGCGGTAATAGTCCAAAATTTGAAGAACAAATTCGGCTATTACCGCTTATTTCTCGAAGTTGATCTCTTCTGTCACTTTGCTTGAAATGACGCGCGCACATCTGCCGCATATGCCACTGGTTCACCAAAAACCGGGAACCCTTCTGTATCCCATGAAAATACTTGTGCGTTGGCATGGCGATTCGGATTATTCAGTGGATCGATTCCTTCATTTTTTTCTGGTCGTGCGTGATAAACTAATACATCTTCCTGACCATCTTCTGAGAGAGTAAAGGAGTTATGTCCTGGTCCAAATTGTTTATTTTCCTCAGAAGAAACAAAGACCGGTTCAGAATGTTTATGCCACGAATAACCGTCTAATAAATCAGCTGACGCCTCTGCCCATAATAGCCCCATCGCATAATTTTCATCTGTGGCACTACCTGAGTAAGTGATGAATACCTTCCCATTACGAATCAATACGGCGGGGCCTTCATTAACTGAGAATCCTCGTTTCTCCCAAGGAAATTCTGGGATCGCTAACAGCAATTGTTTGCCAGTCAACGTCCAAGGATTCGCCATTTCTGATAAGTAGAGGTTGGAGTTCCCAGGAATCCGAGGATCTAATTGCGCCCACACATAATACAACTTCCCTTGATGTGTAAAAGTCGTCCCGTCTAAACTAAATGTGTCTGCGGCAGTAATGATTTGTCCTTTCACTTCCCAATCGGTATTCATAGGGTCAATTGAAGAGTTCTCAAGGACGAACATTCGATGGTGATGCTCTCGGTCACGTATCTCTGCATGATCACTCGCTGCAAAATAGATGTACCATTTTTCTTGGATATAATGGATCTCCGGAGCCCAGATTAACTGGCTCATCGGTCCAGTTTCCGGCGCATGCCAAACCAGTAACGTTTC from Enterococcus sp. DIV1094 includes these protein-coding regions:
- a CDS encoding LTA synthase family protein — protein: MKRYLDKLSTKQQNILRITTLGVVTVLVILLSNLYLQWCQNNLSVDLALKFAFSWHTEKFLLACFVLLTVFLFMVAFAGSYIFGLLFYLVSIGILGFANYLKMSYRQEPIYPDDLKMITEFNLLKDMTGTPIFIGLMLVAALAFGGVVWAIVRSFKKDRTFQIYRVLTLVMTVAMMGYFSNFNNPNNLLRKAYNQTALWIPYSQKMNYYNTGFIGGFLYNLRVEPMERPEGYSKEKIKEITEKYQAKADEKNQTASDEQPNIIYVMSESFSDPSHLNGVTVTGDPLADYREVANQTYSGRMLSQNYGGGTANIEFEALTGLSMALFNGQMTTPYTMLVPKLDQLPSLVSTLNAQNYQTTAIHPYNTSMYKREDVYQTLGFDSFISERNMTYTDTIDNNPYISDESAYKEILDLLKDEETPQFIHLVTMQTHMPYAGKYSQLDFSATTEDNNGTDTLNNYLQDIAYSSEALKAFTEALKDTSRRTLVVFWGDHLPGIYSDEIKNKNEKQALHQTEFLMFDTAGKLEKRETNDAVTSPFYFAASLLEQTNLKTTGFYQLLLEMESAIPAFERELYFQNGQWGKEAQLNRAQEEVYEAYRLIQYDLVSGEQYSLDTGFYEK
- a CDS encoding family 43 glycosylhydrolase, translated to MKKTMYMNPIVLERADPWIYKHTDGYYYFTGSLPGYQSIEVRRAKTIDGLKEAETLLVWHAPETGPMSQLIWAPEIHYIQEKWYIYFAASDHAEIRDREHHHRMFVLENSSIDPMNTDWEVKGQIITAADTFSLDGTTFTHQGKLYYVWAQLDPRIPGNSNLYLSEMANPWTLTGKQLLLAIPEFPWEKRGFSVNEGPAVLIRNGKVFITYSGSATDENYAMGLLWAEASADLLDGYSWHKHSEPVFVSSEENKQFGPGHNSFTLSEDGQEDVLVYHARPEKNEGIDPLNNPNRHANAQVFSWDTEGFPVFGEPVAYAADVRASFQAK